In the genome of Bradyrhizobium sp. CB3481, the window ATTTGCCACCGATCAGGTAGATCAACAGGGTAGGTAGGGCCGCGATCATCACCGCGGCGCTTTGCACGCCATGCTGCGGGATATCGGCGACCGCGGCCGAGAGCGCGATCAGCGCAGCGGTGACCGGCTGCTGTTGGCCGGTCGTGAATGTCACGCCATAGAGGAACTCGTTCCAGATATGCGTGAACTGCCAGATCACGGTGACGACCAGGATGGGTGGCGAGAGCGGCAGAATGATGCGCCAGAAAATGCGAAAGAACCCGGCGCCATCGATGCGCGCGGCCCGTATCAACTCCTGCGGGATGGCAACGTAGTAGTTTCGGCAGAACAGGACGGTAAAGGAGAGTCCCTGGATTGTGTGAATGATCACCAGGCCCGTCAGCGTGTTCATCAGGCCGGTATCGCGCAACACGATGGTCCAGGGCAGCAAACGCATCTGCTGCGGAAGGAAGATGCCGAGCGTGACGATGCCGTAGATCCACTGATCGCCACGAAAGCGCCAGAGCGAAACCGCGTAACCGGCGACCGCACCAAGCAGGGTGGAGAAGATCGTCGCGGGAATGGTGACGAGCGCGGAGTTCAGCATGTAGGGACGGATGCCGGCGCACGTCTCGGCGACACAGAAACCGCTCCAGGCGGCGGCGTAATTGCTCCAGGCCAAGTGTTGCGGCCAGCCGATCATCGAGCCCTGCGCGATCTCCTGGTTGGTACGGAGCGAATTCAGCACGACAACAGCCAATGGCGCGAGCCATGCTGCAGCGATCAGCGAAACGATGAGATAAATCAGAATCCGGCTTGGTGCGAAGGTTCGGTCACGCATGGATCGCCCGCCGCCGCTGGACATAACGCCACGCTGCATACGGCAGCAAAACCGCGAGAAGAATGAGCAACATGAGGACTGCCGCCGCCGCTCCCCGTCCGAGCAGGCTGCGCTGGAACATCAGGTCATAGACGACAAGTGCTGGCAGCTGGGTCGCGATTCCGGGCCCGCCATTGGTGAGCGCGCGGACGAGGTCGAAGGTCGAAATCGCGAACTGCAGCTGGATGACGATGACGGTTATGGTGATCGGCCAAAGCGTCGGCAGGATGACGCGCCGGTACATTCGGATCGGTCCGGCGCCGTCGATCTGCGCTGCCTTGATCAGATCGGCATCGACGGACCGAAGGCCGGCGAGGAAGAGCGCCATGGCGAAGCCGGAGGATTGCCAGATCGCAGCGATGACAATGGTCCAGATGGCCATGTCGCGGTCGATCAGCCAGTCGAACCGGAAGGAGGTCCAGCCGAGGTCGTGGACCAGCTTCTGGATTCCAAGGCCAGGATTGAGCAGCCAACTCCAGACCGTGCCGGTGACCACGAACGACACCGCCAGGGGGTAGAGGAAGATGGATCGCAGCAAATTCTCGCCGCGGATGCGCTGATCGAGCAGGATGGCAAGGATGAGGCCGGTCACCAGACTCAGCAACACGAAGGCGCAACCAAACAGCAGCAGATTGTCGAAGGCGATCTGCCAGTTCCGCGATGCTGTAACCGCGGTATAGTTGCGCAAACCTACCCAGCCCGAGACCGGGACCAGAGTGGATGGTGTGAACGATATCCAAATCGTCCACAGCGAAAACGCAATGAGGTGCGCGGCGGAAAACAGCAGCGGCACCCAGATCGTTAGATATTCGGGCAGCCGGCGTACCACGTCAGAAGCCGCCGGCCGGCCCGGTCTTGTCGAGACGGCGATGGTCAACGTGCGCCCTCGACGGCCTCGGCGAGGCGTGTGACCGCCTGCTCGGGCTTGATCGTCTTGTTCTTCACGTACTCTGTGATCACGTCAATCATCGCTGCCGTCATACCGTTTTCCTGCGCCATGTTGTGCGCAACACTGAGGACGGCCTGATTGCTGGCGATAGCGTCTTTCAGAGCTGCTGCGGTCCGCCGTTGACCTTCCGACCAGCCGTCACCGGAAAGATCGACATCGGTGCGCACGGGTATCGATCCCGTGATCTGCGAATACATGGTCTGGATCGCCGGATCCATCACGAGCTGGGCCATCAGCGTCTGGCCGGCCTGCAGGTCGGGCTCCTTGCGCTGCCAGAATATGAACGCATCGGCATTCAACAGGAAGACGGGCTTGCCATTGTCGCTCGGGCCCGGGGCGATAATGAAGTCGTCGAACTTGAAACCGGCGTTGCGCAGCACGCCCTGCGCCCAACCGCCCATGATCATCATGCCCATGTCGCCGTCGACGAAGCGCTTTAGGTTGGTCGAAAAGTGTTGGGCGCCGACGTTGGGATCCATCCAGTCGGCGATCTTGCGCACCTGGGCGAAGGCAGCCTTGATCTCGGGGCCCTCCAGGGCCTTCTTGTCGAGATTCATGATGGCCGCGCGGTATGCCGCGGGACTGATGCCGGCGAGAGAGGCCTCGAATTTCTGCCCGTCATCGGGACGGGTGCCGCCATTGGCAATCGGATATGTGACGCCGCCTGATTTCATCTTTTCGGCAAGGTCGTTGAAGTCGGCCCAGGTGACGGGGATCTTGTCGGCCTTGGCCTTGTCCATCGCGCGTTTGGAGAGAAACAGCATGTTGGTGCTGTAGATCTGCAAGGGCAGCGCAATCCACTTGCCGCCCGGCTTGTGCAACTTTGCAAGGTCTGGAGCGACAACCTTTTCGTAGCCGGCGGCGGCGACAACGGCGTCGAGATCGACGGTCGGGGCAATCTTCGACCAGGCCGCAATCTCGGGGCCCTTGAGCTGCGAACAGGCCGGCGGATCGCCGGCGATGATCTGAGCACGCAGCTTGTTCATCATCTCGGTGGTGAACCCAGGAACGGGCGAGTGCTGCCAAATTCCGCCCTTCTCCTCGAATTTCTTGCCGAGCGCCGTGATCGCCGCCCCATCGCTGCCGGCCGACCATTGCGAGATCGCGGTCAGGCGCGGCTTGACCGCGCCTTGCGCACGGGCAAATGCCGGCATGGCAAGCGCGGCGGCGGATCCAGCGAGCAGGTGACGCCTCGTTATGGAGATCGGCATAGCATGTTCCTCCCGGTGTGATCTTTTGTTGGCGCGTTCGAGCCGCGCGGCTCATGGCATCTCAGGCGGCCTCCACCGACGCGGCCGGCATGCCGCCGCGACAGGCCAGGCAATAGGCGGCGAAGGCCAGCGCGGCGTTCGGATCGTTGCCGTTCGAAGGCGGCACGAAGGCGAGCGATACGCCGGCGAATTTGCGCCCGCCGAGCAGGCAGGCATCGATTCCCTCGACCACCGCCTTTCGATCCTCTTCCGCGAGCAGCGACGGCCAGCCGCTGACGGCCACGGCAGGACAAGGCTTTACGTTCAGCGTATTGCCGATCGCAAGGCCAAGCCGGAACAGCCGGCGCCGCAGCTCCTGCCGCACGCGCGACGAGATCGGGATTGCATTCACCCACTCAGCACCAAGCTGCAGCAGCTCCGGCTCGGGCATGCCAAGAAGCTCCGCCAATGCGGGGAGCGACGTGAAAGCCTCGACACAACCATGATGGCCGCAGCGGCACCGCGGCCCGCCCTCCGCGAACACCATGTGGCCGAGCTCGACCGGCAGCAGGGCATCGGCCTCGATCGGATCTTCCATCCACGCGCCCGCAACGCCCTGGCCGACAAAGACGAACAGATGCGTCCCGGTAAACGGATAGTCTTCTGTGCGGCAGCGGTGAAACATTGCATGCGCCACGACCGAATTGGTGAATTCGACCGGCACGTCCGCAAACATCTCGCCAAGCAGACCGCGAACGTGCCCGACGTCGCAGGGAATGATCGGATTGTCTGATACGCTGAGCCGGCTGAGACCGGGGACCGCCACGCCGATCTGCGACAGGCGGACCCGCCGTCGCCGCGTCCAGTCCTGCAGCAATTGCAGCGCATCGTGAAATACCCGGCCGACGGATTCGACCGTTGGCGTTTTCGGCAGCGGCAGACGTTCGGTATAATGCAGTTCGCCCGAAAGCCCGCCGACGCCCACGCTCAGCCGCTGCGCGGTCAGCTCAATGGCCGCGAGCGCGACAGAGTTATCGAGAGACACCAAGCCTGTCGGACCACCCACATAAGGCGCAGGCCGCCTGACTTCCTCGATCAGGCCCTCCGCCTTCAGATCGAACAGGATGCGCGACAGGCTCGCCTCGGAAAGGCGCACCGCCTTGGCCAGCGGCGGCCGAAACATGCCGCCCGACTGGAGCAGATGCCCCAGAATGGCCGCACGCGTCTGCCGCCGACTTCTCGGCTGCTCCGACATTTCCATCCCTGTCGTCATTCTTACTTAGTGTAAGAATGTGCGCGCGAAACATTTCGGCTGTCAAGGCGCTTCTGCGACCGCAGGAAGCGCCTCCTGCCCTTCATCCACTTTCGGCGGGCTTGTGCCCGCAGACGTTTTCCGAAAGAGAATATGCCGGAAATGGTACGTCTATTGCTTCCGGCGATAGGCGTGCAGGAGGAGGATGGGCTTTGCTTCGCGTGTTTCTTGATCGACTCTACCTGTTCTCGGGCTATCTCGCCGGTCTCTTCCTTATTGCCATCTTCGTGCTGATGATGCTGCTGTCGGGCGGCCGGCCGCTCGGCATCAATATTCCTGCCGGCGATGATTTCATTTCCTGGTGCATGGCGGCGACCGCCTTCCTCGGGCTCGCCCACACCTTCAAGCATGGCGAAATGATCCGTGTCGGCCTTCTGATCGACCGCCTCAGCGACAACGTACGTCATTACGTCGAGATCGTAGCGCTGATCGTCGGCGCCGGCTTCATCGGGTTTTTCGCCTGGCATGCGGCGGTCATGACCTGGCAATCGCTTAAATTTTCCGACATCTCGCAAGGCGTCATCGCGGTGCCGCTGTGGATTCCACAGCTCGGCTACAGCGGCGGTCTTGCGATTCTCTTCATTGCCTTTGTCGACGAACTGATCCATGTCCTGCGCGGCTTTTCGCCGCGCTACGAACTGCCGAAGCCGCAGAGCGCCGAGGAAGTCGTCGAGCGCGCCATGCAGAGCGGGGTCTGACATGGAGCTGCTCTCGATCGCCGCCATTCTGCTCGGATTCCTCGCGCTGCTGCTCGGCGCCGGCGTCTGGATTGCCGTCGCCCTGATGGCGACAGGATGGGCCGGCATGCAGTTCGCCGGCGGCAACATTCCGGCGGGCAGCGTGCTGGCGACCACGGTGTGGGGCAACAGTGCGTCATGGTCGCTCGCGGCGCTGCCGCTCTTCATCTGGATGGGCGAGATTCTGTTCCGCACCCGGCTTTCGGAGGAAATGTTCCGCGGATTTGCACCCTGGCTGAACTGGCTGCCGGGCCGACTCATGCACGTCAACGTACTAGCCTGCGGAGTGTTCGGCTCGGTGTCGGGCTCGTCGGCCGCGACCTGCGCCACGGTTGCCAAGATCGCGCTGCCGGAGTTGAAGAAGCGCGGTTATAACGAAGACCTCAGTCTCGGCTCGCTCGCCGGCGCCGGCACGCTCGGCATTCTGATCCCGCCGTCGATCACCATGGTGGTCTACGCCGTGCAGGCGAACGTCTCGATCATTCAGGTCTTCCTAGCCGGTTTTCTGCCGGGCCTTCTGGTGATGGTGCTCTACTCCGGCTACATCGCGATCTGGTCGCTCGCCAATCCAAAACGGACGCCGCCGGCCGAACCCGCCATGAGTTTGCGCCAGCGCATCTCCGAATCGCTCAATCTCATTCCCTGCCTGCTGTTGATCATTTTCGTCTTTCTGTCGCTGTTGATGGGCTGGGCGACGGCGACCGAATGCGCCGCCTGGGGCGTGCTCGGCTCGCTCGCGATTGCATGGTGGCAGGGCGCGCTGACGTGGGAGTCGTTCTGGGCGAGCGTGATGGGTGCAACCAGGGTCAACTGCATGATCCTCTTGATCCTCGCCGGCGCCTCCTACATGGGCACGTCGATGGCCTATACCGGCATTCCGATGGCGCTGGCGAGCTGGGTCAACAGCCTGCAACTCAGCCCCTATGCGCTGATCGCCGCGCTCACCGTCATGTACATCGTGCTCGGCACGGCGCTCGACGGCATTTCCATGATCGTGCTGACCACCGCCATCGTGATTCCGATGGTCAAGCAGGCCGGCTTCGATCTCGTCTGGTTCGGCATTTTCCTGGTGCTGGTGGTGGAGATGGCCGAGGTCTCCCCGCCCGTCGGCTTCAACCTGTTCGTTCTGCAGACCATGAGCGGCAAGGATTCCAACACGGTCGCCAAGGCGGCCCTGCCGTTCTTCTTCCTGCTTGTTCTCGCGGTTGCCATCATCACGGTATTTCCTTCCATCGTAATGGTGCTGCCGCAGATGGCGTTCCCTGGCTAGAGAGAGGTGTTTTTATGTTCAGGCTTTTGAAGACGTGCGCGATCGCCGCCTGCGTTGCGGCTTTCGCCCTGCCCGC includes:
- a CDS encoding carbohydrate ABC transporter permease translates to MRDRTFAPSRILIYLIVSLIAAAWLAPLAVVVLNSLRTNQEIAQGSMIGWPQHLAWSNYAAAWSGFCVAETCAGIRPYMLNSALVTIPATIFSTLLGAVAGYAVSLWRFRGDQWIYGIVTLGIFLPQQMRLLPWTIVLRDTGLMNTLTGLVIIHTIQGLSFTVLFCRNYYVAIPQELIRAARIDGAGFFRIFWRIILPLSPPILVVTVIWQFTHIWNEFLYGVTFTTGQQQPVTAALIALSAAVADIPQHGVQSAAVMIAALPTLLIYLIGGKYFVRGLTAGAVK
- a CDS encoding sugar ABC transporter permease — encoded protein: MTIAVSTRPGRPAASDVVRRLPEYLTIWVPLLFSAAHLIAFSLWTIWISFTPSTLVPVSGWVGLRNYTAVTASRNWQIAFDNLLLFGCAFVLLSLVTGLILAILLDQRIRGENLLRSIFLYPLAVSFVVTGTVWSWLLNPGLGIQKLVHDLGWTSFRFDWLIDRDMAIWTIVIAAIWQSSGFAMALFLAGLRSVDADLIKAAQIDGAGPIRMYRRVILPTLWPITITVIVIQLQFAISTFDLVRALTNGGPGIATQLPALVVYDLMFQRSLLGRGAAAAVLMLLILLAVLLPYAAWRYVQRRRAIHA
- a CDS encoding ABC transporter substrate-binding protein yields the protein MPISITRRHLLAGSAAALAMPAFARAQGAVKPRLTAISQWSAGSDGAAITALGKKFEEKGGIWQHSPVPGFTTEMMNKLRAQIIAGDPPACSQLKGPEIAAWSKIAPTVDLDAVVAAAGYEKVVAPDLAKLHKPGGKWIALPLQIYSTNMLFLSKRAMDKAKADKIPVTWADFNDLAEKMKSGGVTYPIANGGTRPDDGQKFEASLAGISPAAYRAAIMNLDKKALEGPEIKAAFAQVRKIADWMDPNVGAQHFSTNLKRFVDGDMGMMIMGGWAQGVLRNAGFKFDDFIIAPGPSDNGKPVFLLNADAFIFWQRKEPDLQAGQTLMAQLVMDPAIQTMYSQITGSIPVRTDVDLSGDGWSEGQRRTAAALKDAIASNQAVLSVAHNMAQENGMTAAMIDVITEYVKNKTIKPEQAVTRLAEAVEGAR
- a CDS encoding ROK family transcriptional regulator; translation: MEMSEQPRSRRQTRAAILGHLLQSGGMFRPPLAKAVRLSEASLSRILFDLKAEGLIEEVRRPAPYVGGPTGLVSLDNSVALAAIELTAQRLSVGVGGLSGELHYTERLPLPKTPTVESVGRVFHDALQLLQDWTRRRRVRLSQIGVAVPGLSRLSVSDNPIIPCDVGHVRGLLGEMFADVPVEFTNSVVAHAMFHRCRTEDYPFTGTHLFVFVGQGVAGAWMEDPIEADALLPVELGHMVFAEGGPRCRCGHHGCVEAFTSLPALAELLGMPEPELLQLGAEWVNAIPISSRVRQELRRRLFRLGLAIGNTLNVKPCPAVAVSGWPSLLAEEDRKAVVEGIDACLLGGRKFAGVSLAFVPPSNGNDPNAALAFAAYCLACRGGMPAASVEAA
- a CDS encoding TRAP transporter small permease codes for the protein MFLDRLYLFSGYLAGLFLIAIFVLMMLLSGGRPLGINIPAGDDFISWCMAATAFLGLAHTFKHGEMIRVGLLIDRLSDNVRHYVEIVALIVGAGFIGFFAWHAAVMTWQSLKFSDISQGVIAVPLWIPQLGYSGGLAILFIAFVDELIHVLRGFSPRYELPKPQSAEEVVERAMQSGV
- a CDS encoding TRAP transporter large permease subunit, whose amino-acid sequence is MELLSIAAILLGFLALLLGAGVWIAVALMATGWAGMQFAGGNIPAGSVLATTVWGNSASWSLAALPLFIWMGEILFRTRLSEEMFRGFAPWLNWLPGRLMHVNVLACGVFGSVSGSSAATCATVAKIALPELKKRGYNEDLSLGSLAGAGTLGILIPPSITMVVYAVQANVSIIQVFLAGFLPGLLVMVLYSGYIAIWSLANPKRTPPAEPAMSLRQRISESLNLIPCLLLIIFVFLSLLMGWATATECAAWGVLGSLAIAWWQGALTWESFWASVMGATRVNCMILLILAGASYMGTSMAYTGIPMALASWVNSLQLSPYALIAALTVMYIVLGTALDGISMIVLTTAIVIPMVKQAGFDLVWFGIFLVLVVEMAEVSPPVGFNLFVLQTMSGKDSNTVAKAALPFFFLLVLAVAIITVFPSIVMVLPQMAFPG